From the genome of Pedobacter sp. MC2016-14, one region includes:
- a CDS encoding ATP-binding protein, producing MSTNAYPILVNEKERLAALQSYHILDTVEEKDFDDLAILASAICQTPVALVSLVDDDRQWFKAHPGVEVTETPREYSFCAHAIAEPDKVMMVPNLSLDVRFAENPLVTGETNVIFYAGVPLVNNEGYALGTLCVVDHIPRELNAEQLNSLRVIARQVMDKLELRKKVRELKIANRDLEQSFAYLQTLHTNLQKSEVKFRSLVQQAPVAIAILRGPELLLESANDQILKVWGKDRMILNKPLTSALPELEGQTFLEILMEVYNTGKPFYGLEEKVVLVYNQMLKDVYFDFVYQPLKDEDGNTDAIMVVATEVTEEVRARKIVIESNTRLNLALDAGKLGSYDADLKTGVTVCTPQCKINFGLEKDSVFNFHDLMDVVLPEYREYVKEQLNNAIENDTVYQAEYKIKWPDGSVHWISAAGKPQYDDAGNAVNVVGVTQNITERKEYEQRKDDFLGIVSHELKTPITSLKGNLQLLDRHKSDPGNPIFPRLIESSSRSVEKITNMVDELLNMHRFNEGQLKLNKSHFTVWEMLNLCCNHVRMSGKHDLILEGDKTLQIFADEHCIDQVVVNFVNNAVKYAPESRNIYLRVEEEAGFVKISVRDEGLGIAAEHLPHLFDRYWRADHSGNYYTGLGLGLYICAEIIKRHDGAIGAVSEPGKGSTFWFTIPR from the coding sequence ATGTCAACAAACGCTTATCCAATATTGGTAAATGAAAAAGAACGTTTAGCTGCCCTTCAATCATACCACATCCTGGATACGGTTGAAGAAAAGGACTTTGACGATCTTGCCATTCTGGCTTCGGCTATATGCCAAACGCCTGTAGCATTGGTGAGCCTGGTAGATGATGACCGCCAATGGTTTAAAGCGCATCCCGGTGTAGAGGTAACAGAAACGCCAAGGGAATATTCTTTTTGTGCACATGCCATTGCTGAACCAGATAAGGTGATGATGGTTCCTAATCTATCGCTGGATGTTCGGTTTGCCGAAAACCCCTTGGTAACTGGAGAAACGAACGTAATTTTTTATGCGGGTGTACCTTTGGTAAATAATGAGGGCTATGCTTTAGGTACGCTTTGCGTGGTAGACCATATACCACGGGAATTAAACGCAGAGCAGCTTAATTCTTTAAGGGTAATTGCCAGGCAGGTGATGGATAAGCTGGAACTTAGAAAAAAAGTAAGGGAACTTAAAATTGCCAACCGGGATTTAGAGCAGTCTTTTGCCTATTTACAAACTTTACACACCAACCTGCAAAAAAGCGAGGTTAAATTTCGAAGCCTTGTGCAGCAGGCTCCGGTAGCCATTGCCATTTTAAGGGGGCCGGAGCTCTTGCTGGAATCTGCCAATGACCAGATATTAAAGGTATGGGGCAAGGACAGGATGATTTTGAATAAACCGCTAACAAGTGCTTTGCCGGAATTGGAAGGACAAACCTTTCTGGAGATCCTGATGGAGGTGTATAACACAGGGAAACCATTTTACGGATTGGAAGAAAAAGTAGTGCTGGTATATAACCAGATGCTGAAAGATGTTTATTTTGATTTTGTGTACCAGCCTTTAAAAGATGAAGACGGAAACACAGATGCCATTATGGTGGTAGCTACAGAGGTTACGGAAGAAGTAAGGGCAAGAAAAATTGTAATAGAAAGCAATACTCGCTTAAATTTAGCACTTGATGCGGGTAAACTAGGCTCCTATGATGCGGACCTTAAAACTGGCGTAACGGTTTGTACTCCGCAGTGCAAAATTAATTTTGGCCTTGAAAAAGATAGCGTTTTTAATTTTCATGATTTGATGGACGTGGTACTGCCGGAATACAGGGAATATGTAAAAGAGCAATTAAATAATGCCATAGAAAATGATACCGTATACCAGGCAGAATACAAGATTAAATGGCCCGACGGTTCTGTTCATTGGATTAGTGCAGCAGGAAAACCACAATATGATGATGCGGGGAATGCTGTGAATGTGGTGGGCGTAACCCAAAACATTACAGAACGAAAAGAATATGAACAACGCAAAGATGATTTTCTGGGCATTGTAAGCCACGAACTTAAAACGCCGATTACCAGTTTAAAAGGTAACTTGCAATTGTTGGACAGGCACAAAAGTGATCCTGGGAATCCTATATTTCCACGGCTGATTGAATCCAGCAGCAGAAGCGTCGAAAAAATTACCAATATGGTAGATGAGTTGTTGAATATGCACCGCTTTAATGAAGGCCAGCTCAAGCTCAACAAATCGCACTTTACGGTCTGGGAGATGTTGAATTTATGTTGTAACCATGTGCGCATGTCTGGAAAACATGACCTGATTCTGGAGGGGGATAAGACACTACAGATTTTTGCCGATGAACATTGCATTGACCAGGTAGTGGTAAACTTTGTAAACAACGCGGTTAAGTATGCACCTGAATCCAGAAACATATACCTGAGGGTTGAGGAGGAAGCTGGTTTTGTGAAAATTTCTGTGAGGGACGAAGGCCTGGGAATTGCAGCAGAACACCTGCCCCATTTGTTTGACCGCTACTGGCGGGCAGATCATTCTGGAAATTATTATACAGGGCTGGGCCTTGGACTTTACATTTGTGCGGAAATCATAAAGCGCCATGATGGTGCAATTGGCGCTGTTAGTGAACCTGGAAAGGGAAGCACATTTTGGTTTACCATTCCGCGCTGA
- a CDS encoding M48 family metallopeptidase encodes MMKNTLLISKSFRKMAQKSVLSILLFLGTYLFLVACALGLVFLCGLLGYWLVMLYAAFVTGMVAVGLLSFALLVLFFLLKFVFSKNKTDRSHLIEIKETEQPQLFSMIRDIVAEVETQFPKKIFISSEVNAAVFYDSSFWSMFFPVRKNLVIGLGLINSVSVLELKAVLAHEFGHFSQRSMKVGSYVYNVNQVIYNMLYHNESYEHMIQKWSGISNYFALFAMLAVKIVTFIQFILKKVYTVVNLNYMALSREMEFHADAVAAHVTGSAPLVSSLLRTELADEAMNRVFNYYDFKIKASEKTSNFYPLQKYVMNHIGRDKGLPFEHDLPQVTQEFQSRFNKSKLVLKDQWSSHPSTEDRIQQLQLLNIPVKGELTGSASTLLNNAQSLEERVTAHSFSSIAFEQEPIVHEQQNFIEDFNKHFEETSFPKLYNDYFIYRSPYTSFELEVFEDVPEPSDSITAEGTALLFSDDVIDLIYTVNSLSADIAVLEQIYGGQTEIKTFEYDGEKYTDSNCFMLLTGLKQTLEEINQTLDHQDQKIFYHFLYLARTEHKLEEFKQTYLQYSSIVAHTNDQELVYNKMAEAVQFMSVSTPNTAIQSYLVALKEVEPEFKAQIEIMLGHPAYQQDIDEKIKADFIDYLAEDLKYFEKIYANPEVDLLFNALGAFNTLSMTTHLRQKKQLLQYQTTLVN; translated from the coding sequence ATGATGAAAAATACGCTCTTAATCTCAAAAAGCTTTAGAAAGATGGCTCAAAAGTCTGTTTTATCTATATTGCTTTTTCTTGGCACCTATTTATTTTTGGTAGCCTGCGCATTGGGCCTGGTATTTTTATGCGGGTTATTGGGGTATTGGCTGGTCATGTTGTATGCAGCATTTGTAACCGGAATGGTTGCCGTTGGATTGCTGTCTTTCGCTTTGCTTGTTTTATTTTTTCTACTCAAGTTTGTGTTCAGCAAAAATAAAACAGACCGCTCACACCTCATCGAAATCAAAGAAACAGAGCAACCTCAACTTTTTAGCATGATCCGAGATATCGTTGCCGAGGTAGAAACACAATTTCCGAAGAAGATTTTCATCTCCTCAGAAGTAAATGCCGCTGTATTTTACGATTCTAGTTTTTGGAGTATGTTTTTTCCTGTGCGCAAAAACCTGGTCATTGGTCTAGGACTCATTAACTCGGTTTCGGTATTAGAGCTTAAAGCCGTACTTGCACACGAGTTTGGGCATTTTTCTCAGCGAAGCATGAAAGTAGGGAGTTATGTATATAACGTTAATCAGGTCATTTACAATATGCTATATCACAACGAAAGCTATGAGCATATGATTCAAAAGTGGTCTGGCATAAGCAATTACTTCGCCTTGTTTGCAATGCTTGCTGTTAAGATTGTTACATTTATTCAATTCATCTTAAAAAAGGTTTATACCGTCGTTAACCTCAATTACATGGCGCTGTCCAGAGAAATGGAGTTTCATGCTGATGCTGTAGCGGCCCATGTTACAGGTTCGGCTCCGCTCGTTAGCTCCCTGCTGCGTACAGAACTGGCAGATGAAGCTATGAACAGGGTGTTTAACTACTACGATTTCAAAATTAAAGCTTCAGAAAAAACATCTAACTTCTATCCTCTGCAAAAGTATGTCATGAACCATATCGGCAGGGATAAAGGTTTGCCATTTGAGCATGACCTCCCTCAGGTTACACAAGAATTTCAAAGCCGTTTTAACAAAAGTAAACTGGTTTTGAAAGATCAGTGGTCCTCGCACCCCAGTACAGAAGATCGCATTCAACAATTACAGCTGTTAAATATACCGGTAAAAGGAGAGCTTACCGGTAGCGCCAGCACCTTGCTAAACAATGCACAAAGCCTCGAAGAACGAGTTACCGCGCATAGTTTTTCATCCATTGCTTTTGAGCAGGAACCTATTGTTCATGAACAACAAAATTTCATCGAAGACTTTAATAAGCATTTTGAAGAAACGTCTTTCCCGAAACTTTATAACGACTATTTTATCTATCGTTCACCGTACACAAGCTTTGAGCTTGAGGTTTTTGAGGATGTTCCTGAACCGAGCGACAGCATAACCGCGGAGGGGACAGCCTTGTTGTTTAGTGATGACGTTATTGATCTTATTTATACGGTTAATAGTTTAAGTGCCGACATTGCTGTACTAGAGCAAATTTACGGCGGCCAAACCGAGATTAAAACCTTTGAATACGACGGCGAAAAGTATACCGATTCCAATTGCTTTATGCTGCTTACAGGATTAAAACAGACACTGGAAGAGATTAACCAAACGCTGGACCACCAAGATCAAAAGATATTTTACCATTTTCTTTACCTGGCAAGAACAGAACACAAGCTGGAAGAATTTAAACAAACTTATTTACAGTATAGTAGTATTGTAGCCCATACCAATGACCAGGAACTGGTCTACAATAAAATGGCAGAAGCGGTACAGTTTATGTCGGTTTCTACGCCCAACACTGCTATCCAGTCTTATCTGGTCGCCCTTAAAGAGGTTGAGCCCGAATTTAAGGCACAAATAGAAATCATGCTTGGCCATCCAGCTTATCAGCAGGATATTGATGAGAAAATTAAAGCCGATTTTATAGATTATCTTGCCGAAGATCTTAAATATTTTGAGAAGATATATGCTAATCCAGAAGTAGACTTGCTTTTTAATGCCTTAGGCGCTTTTAATACCCTGAGCATGACTACGCATTTGCGTCAAAAGAAGCAATTGTTGCAATATCAAACTACGCTAGTTAATTAG
- a CDS encoding fasciclin domain-containing protein, translated as MKKIILSAIAVVAMACSTQVYAQKNPMVGGAAMYVTKDIVDNAVNSKDHTTLVAAVKAAGLVETLKSKGPFTVFAPTNEAFDKLPAGTVATLVKPENKATLTKILTYHVVAGTLTAKELAKAIKAGKGKAELTTVSGGKLWAWMQGNKLVLTDEKGGNSTVTIANVMQKNGIIHVVDTVLMPK; from the coding sequence ATGAAAAAAATTATTTTATCAGCAATTGCCGTAGTAGCTATGGCGTGTTCAACACAGGTTTACGCACAAAAAAATCCAATGGTTGGAGGTGCAGCTATGTACGTTACTAAAGACATTGTAGACAATGCTGTAAATTCAAAAGACCACACTACACTGGTCGCGGCTGTTAAAGCAGCTGGTTTGGTAGAAACTTTAAAGTCCAAAGGTCCTTTTACAGTGTTTGCACCAACCAACGAAGCTTTTGACAAACTCCCTGCAGGAACGGTTGCTACATTGGTAAAGCCAGAAAATAAAGCTACGCTGACCAAAATATTAACTTACCACGTGGTAGCAGGAACGCTGACCGCAAAAGAGCTTGCTAAAGCAATTAAAGCTGGAAAAGGAAAGGCAGAGTTGACAACTGTTAGCGGTGGAAAACTGTGGGCCTGGATGCAAGGAAACAAATTAGTGTTAACAGATGAAAAAGGCGGCAATAGTACTGTAACCATCGCAAACGTAATGCAAAAAAATGGGATAATACATGTTGTGGATACCGTTTTAATGCCAAAGTAA
- a CDS encoding DUF421 domain-containing protein, which yields MLLSIDWTNFLFGEEKWEFLIEISIRTIAMYFIILIGLRLLGKRGVRQLSVFELVVIISLGSAAGDPMFYKEIGLLMPIVIFAVIVAAYRLTTFMMAKSKKFDDLVEGKCAYLIKDGEFSIEDFSKEGLAYDEFFAELRQLSISHLGQVETAILETSGNLSVYYYPDDKVKYGLPILPVLFDHCLKEITAADTYACAYCGKVKELQAGTKHVCTRCEHDKWVKAINICRVK from the coding sequence ATGTTATTATCAATTGATTGGACTAATTTCCTTTTTGGTGAAGAGAAATGGGAATTCCTGATAGAAATTTCTATCAGAACGATTGCCATGTATTTTATTATCTTGATTGGACTGAGATTACTTGGTAAACGCGGGGTAAGGCAACTCTCGGTTTTTGAATTGGTAGTCATTATAAGCCTTGGTTCTGCCGCAGGAGACCCTATGTTTTACAAAGAAATTGGTCTTTTGATGCCGATTGTGATTTTTGCCGTAATTGTGGCCGCTTATAGGCTTACGACTTTTATGATGGCAAAGAGCAAGAAATTTGATGACCTTGTTGAAGGCAAATGCGCTTACCTGATTAAGGATGGTGAATTTTCTATTGAAGATTTTAGCAAGGAAGGACTTGCTTATGATGAGTTTTTTGCCGAACTGCGGCAGTTGAGCATCTCTCACTTAGGACAAGTTGAAACCGCGATATTAGAAACCTCTGGAAATTTAAGCGTATATTATTATCCTGATGACAAGGTGAAGTATGGCCTACCCATTTTACCTGTTTTATTTGATCATTGCCTGAAAGAAATTACGGCAGCAGATACTTACGCTTGCGCCTACTGCGGAAAAGTGAAGGAATTACAGGCCGGAACAAAACATGTATGTACTAGATGTGAGCACGACAAATGGGTTAAAGCCATTAACATTTGCAGGGTAAAGTAA
- a CDS encoding SDR family NAD(P)-dependent oxidoreductase, which translates to MRALDFNNKWVLVTGASSGLGYEMARQLAHLHGANLVITARRKDKLELLKTELEQQTGIQVKIVVADLSLPEDVERLIAACLTDQQLYAAILNAGVTYFGLQTALSQEKFASLMQTNVTSVVRITDQLVRHFEVSKCTGGIMIVSSMAALYPTPYQAVYSGTKGFLLNYANAFAQELKHSPFSLTVFAPGGIATEMTAGEKFNDLKAWLMPVKQAAREGIYALQHRKLTYIPGLMNRVGSNLMRLLPKKLIISLMAKSYKKSLEKG; encoded by the coding sequence GTGAGGGCATTAGATTTTAACAACAAATGGGTTTTGGTTACCGGGGCATCTTCTGGTTTGGGTTATGAAATGGCACGTCAGCTGGCACACCTGCATGGTGCAAACCTCGTAATTACAGCCCGAAGAAAAGACAAGCTTGAGCTTTTAAAGACAGAACTGGAGCAGCAGACTGGCATACAGGTTAAAATTGTTGTAGCTGATTTATCATTACCTGAAGATGTGGAACGACTGATAGCAGCTTGTTTAACTGATCAGCAACTTTACGCTGCAATATTGAATGCCGGCGTTACGTACTTTGGTTTACAAACTGCGCTTTCTCAGGAAAAATTTGCCAGCTTAATGCAAACAAATGTGACCAGCGTGGTACGCATTACAGACCAACTAGTAAGGCATTTTGAAGTTAGCAAATGTACCGGAGGCATTATGATAGTTTCTAGCATGGCGGCCCTTTACCCTACTCCATATCAGGCTGTTTATTCTGGTACCAAAGGCTTTTTACTAAACTATGCCAATGCTTTTGCCCAAGAGCTCAAACACTCGCCTTTTTCTTTAACAGTTTTTGCACCGGGTGGTATTGCCACTGAAATGACAGCCGGAGAGAAATTTAATGACCTTAAAGCCTGGCTGATGCCTGTAAAACAAGCCGCAAGAGAAGGGATTTACGCTTTACAACACCGCAAGCTTACCTACATCCCCGGATTAATGAACCGTGTAGGTAGCAACCTGATGCGCTTACTACCCAAAAAATTAATCATTTCGTTAATGGCCAAATCTTACAAAAAATCGCTGGAAAAAGGCTAA
- a CDS encoding VIT domain-containing protein, with protein MKAFQDYLLALVVLISPVAYAQVPQIKIIENKKGVIKDIVSLKSLNIDVHVVGNIASTVMTMTFENKGSRILEGELTFPMPDGVSISSYALDINGKMRQAVPVEKEKATEVFESIERQRVDPGLLEKVEGNNFRTRIYPFPAGGSRTIQIGYEQELVANEGHTLTYRLPLDYNYAIPQFSLKTTVSQSSQIPLLKEQPDGSFSFKANGNTYTASMERSNFLPKHNLVISLPKAKNSIETLMQPAENSFYFLSNVYLSGPARLHSWGKNVGLIWDVSLSGLKRDTQKEIALLDAFIKEQKNLTITLGLLNNTFKTEGVYVINDGNWEALRNKLEHLVYDGGADYSKINNKQFKAAEHLFFTDGFSGFGAATVALEQPIYTINTAVTADYSNMKLISAHCGGKFLNLSELSVAEAAKQLNTDELHFMGIKQNDAITELYPANPVPVNGFISISGISSAANTSLTLLFGYGTTISLEKKVVLNAAEQDAGSVQVHKIWAQKKLSEMDVHYDQNKDEIAGLGRQFGIVTRNTSLLVLENVSDYIRYNISPPQELRDEYDSIRKQVRFAAADAKKDLLANALNMSEELKKWWNTDFSVKKKYPKTADQVRFPPPVVREEAVSVRSEGSQNRQMNRVSSTSSLQEVVVTGYGDVLAKRVSGVNVTVSNPKSPEIIIPKFKSDKAYMSKISGTPAQAYQQYLLIRKAYLYTPSFYLDLANWFYDQKDEERGLMILSNLTELELENSDIYKTLAYKLKQNGNATAQLFASNKVKLWRPMEAQSYRDYALALADCGKYQEALDMLYSVLTKGYTAETGQRDQGIEEIILTEINNLVQLHGAKLNTSKINPKYIQPLPVDVRVVLNWNKNDTDIDLWVTDPNGEKCFYSHRETETGGRISNDFTGGYGPEQFMIKKAIKGKYTIQVNYYGDQQISVSGATTVMAEIYTHYGSKLQQRKVITLQLSGKKESGVLVGEFSY; from the coding sequence ATGAAAGCTTTTCAAGATTACCTCCTCGCATTAGTCGTACTCATTAGCCCGGTTGCCTATGCACAAGTGCCGCAAATCAAAATTATCGAAAATAAAAAAGGCGTCATAAAAGATATCGTTAGCTTAAAATCTTTGAATATTGATGTACACGTAGTGGGTAATATTGCCAGTACCGTTATGACGATGACATTTGAAAATAAAGGTAGTCGTATTTTAGAAGGAGAACTTACTTTTCCAATGCCAGATGGAGTGAGCATTAGCAGTTATGCATTGGATATCAACGGGAAAATGCGACAGGCAGTTCCCGTAGAAAAGGAAAAGGCCACCGAAGTGTTCGAAAGCATAGAACGCCAAAGGGTAGATCCTGGTTTACTTGAAAAAGTAGAAGGAAACAACTTTCGTACCCGCATTTATCCCTTTCCTGCCGGCGGCAGCAGAACGATCCAAATTGGTTATGAGCAAGAACTTGTTGCCAATGAAGGCCATACATTAACCTATCGCCTGCCATTAGATTATAATTATGCGATCCCTCAATTTTCACTAAAGACCACCGTTTCGCAAAGCAGTCAAATACCACTATTGAAAGAACAGCCCGATGGTAGTTTTAGCTTCAAAGCCAATGGCAACACCTATACTGCAAGTATGGAAAGGAGTAACTTTTTGCCTAAGCATAATCTTGTGATTAGTTTGCCAAAAGCAAAAAATTCCATAGAAACACTCATGCAGCCAGCGGAAAATAGCTTCTATTTTTTAAGTAATGTGTACTTAAGCGGTCCGGCCAGGTTGCACAGCTGGGGTAAAAATGTTGGCTTGATCTGGGATGTATCATTAAGCGGATTAAAGCGAGACACCCAGAAAGAAATTGCCCTGCTGGATGCTTTTATAAAAGAGCAAAAAAACCTCACCATTACGCTAGGCTTGCTCAATAATACTTTTAAAACAGAAGGAGTGTATGTCATTAATGATGGCAATTGGGAAGCTTTAAGAAACAAATTGGAGCACCTTGTTTATGATGGGGGAGCTGATTACAGTAAAATTAACAATAAGCAGTTTAAAGCTGCTGAGCATCTGTTTTTTACTGATGGCTTTTCTGGTTTCGGTGCAGCAACAGTGGCATTAGAGCAACCAATATACACCATTAATACCGCGGTAACAGCCGATTACAGCAATATGAAACTCATTAGTGCCCATTGTGGCGGTAAGTTTTTAAACCTCAGTGAGCTTTCTGTGGCAGAAGCCGCCAAACAACTAAATACAGATGAACTCCATTTTATGGGCATAAAACAGAATGATGCAATTACAGAACTTTATCCGGCAAATCCAGTTCCGGTAAACGGCTTTATCTCCATATCAGGTATTTCATCGGCTGCTAATACCAGTTTAACACTGTTGTTTGGTTATGGTACCACAATTAGCTTAGAAAAAAAGGTGGTTTTAAATGCCGCAGAGCAGGATGCCGGCAGCGTACAAGTTCATAAAATTTGGGCCCAGAAAAAGCTTAGTGAAATGGACGTGCATTACGATCAAAATAAAGATGAAATTGCCGGACTAGGCCGGCAATTTGGAATTGTAACGCGCAATACCAGTTTGTTGGTATTAGAAAATGTAAGTGATTACATACGTTATAACATTAGTCCGCCGCAAGAACTTCGTGATGAATACGATAGTATCCGTAAGCAAGTCAGGTTCGCTGCAGCAGATGCAAAAAAAGACCTCCTCGCAAATGCATTAAATATGAGTGAGGAATTGAAAAAATGGTGGAATACTGATTTTAGTGTCAAAAAGAAATATCCAAAAACAGCAGACCAGGTACGTTTTCCACCACCAGTTGTGAGGGAAGAGGCAGTGTCAGTTAGGAGTGAAGGGTCGCAGAATAGACAAATGAATAGGGTATCAAGTACATCCTCCTTGCAGGAAGTTGTTGTAACGGGGTATGGAGATGTACTAGCTAAACGTGTTTCTGGTGTCAATGTAACTGTCAGTAATCCTAAAAGCCCCGAGATTATCATACCGAAATTCAAAAGTGATAAAGCATATATGAGCAAAATAAGCGGGACTCCAGCTCAGGCTTATCAGCAATACTTGCTTATCCGTAAAGCATACCTTTACACGCCCTCATTTTACCTGGATTTAGCCAATTGGTTTTACGACCAAAAAGATGAAGAACGTGGCCTCATGATTTTAAGTAACCTGACTGAGCTGGAATTGGAAAACTCCGATATCTACAAAACATTAGCCTATAAGCTGAAACAAAATGGTAATGCTACAGCGCAATTGTTTGCCAGTAATAAAGTGAAATTATGGCGCCCTATGGAAGCCCAAAGTTACAGGGATTATGCGCTGGCCCTGGCAGATTGCGGCAAGTATCAGGAAGCACTGGATATGCTTTACAGCGTACTTACTAAAGGGTATACTGCAGAAACAGGGCAGCGGGACCAAGGAATTGAAGAAATTATACTTACGGAAATCAATAACCTGGTTCAGCTGCATGGCGCAAAATTAAACACCAGTAAAATCAACCCTAAGTATATTCAGCCATTACCAGTTGATGTACGGGTGGTTCTAAACTGGAACAAGAACGATACAGACATCGATTTATGGGTTACAGATCCAAATGGAGAAAAATGCTTTTATAGCCATAGAGAAACAGAGACAGGAGGCAGGATCAGCAATGATTTTACTGGCGGGTACGGTCCAGAACAGTTTATGATCAAAAAAGCCATCAAAGGAAAATATACCATTCAAGTCAATTATTATGGCGATCAGCAAATCAGCGTTAGTGGCGCTACAACAGTAATGGCCGAAATTTACACCCATTACGGCAGTAAGCTACAGCAGCGCAAGGTCATTACCCTGCAACTTTCAGGAAAAAAAGAAAGCGGCGTTTTGGTAGGTGAGTTTAGCTATTAA